From the Chloroflexus aurantiacus J-10-fl genome, one window contains:
- a CDS encoding 2-oxoacid:acceptor oxidoreductase subunit alpha, translating to MIRKEDVVIRVAGESGDGSTATGEMLAQAAARSGLHVFTFRTTPAEIKGGPVMFQVRASNAPVRSMGDAVDVLFAFNREAWDLHHADLAANAVLLYDPEEFPLPDEFTGIAYPVPIGKIAQEVGNRRGKNVAALGVVAALFGLGLNKLEDIVRVKLGKKADLLESNLAALHAGINYAHQLEKRDPFWMESTGEHDRYVMTGNQAIIAGALHAGAEFFAGYPITPASDIMEGMAVMLPKIGGGYLQAEDEIAAIMACIGASYGGKRAMTATSGPGLSLMSEAIGYASMAEIPVVVVDAQRGGPSTGLPTKMEQSDLNIALYGGHGDSPRIVLAPASVAECFHLTVWAFNLAEEYQTPVIVLSDYSLSFRTETIEPFDLSKYPRVDRLRPNGSLAPKQYRRYEITANLISPMVAPGVAHAQYTATGLEHNEFGNPDYTPTNHAMMTEKRWGKLAPLQHSRAYVRRFGAERAKVGIICWGTTAGPCRGAVYLAGQEDLPVAMLQVQMLSPLPVDAINEFLEQVEIVLVPEVNFQGQFAKLLQAELGIKVHSMTKYTGMPFSRLEILRQIHALHGLAEPVLV from the coding sequence ATGATACGGAAAGAAGATGTCGTCATCCGTGTAGCTGGCGAGAGCGGCGATGGTAGCACGGCCACCGGTGAAATGCTGGCTCAGGCTGCTGCCCGTTCTGGTCTGCATGTCTTTACCTTCCGCACCACTCCGGCAGAAATTAAGGGTGGCCCGGTCATGTTTCAGGTGCGTGCTTCAAACGCGCCAGTCCGCTCGATGGGTGATGCTGTTGATGTGTTGTTCGCGTTTAACCGCGAAGCCTGGGATCTGCACCACGCCGATTTAGCCGCCAACGCTGTATTGCTGTACGACCCGGAAGAATTCCCATTACCAGATGAATTTACCGGGATCGCCTACCCGGTTCCGATTGGCAAAATTGCGCAAGAAGTTGGGAACCGACGGGGCAAAAATGTCGCTGCTCTTGGGGTTGTGGCTGCGCTGTTTGGTCTGGGCTTAAACAAGCTTGAAGATATTGTACGGGTCAAACTGGGCAAGAAAGCCGATCTGCTGGAGAGCAACCTGGCTGCGTTGCACGCCGGTATTAATTATGCTCACCAGCTAGAGAAGCGAGACCCGTTCTGGATGGAGTCGACCGGCGAGCACGACCGCTATGTGATGACCGGGAATCAGGCCATCATCGCCGGAGCACTGCACGCCGGCGCCGAATTTTTTGCCGGCTATCCAATCACCCCCGCCTCCGACATCATGGAAGGGATGGCAGTGATGCTGCCAAAAATCGGTGGCGGGTATTTGCAGGCTGAGGATGAGATTGCCGCGATTATGGCCTGTATCGGGGCATCGTATGGTGGGAAACGGGCAATGACCGCGACCTCCGGACCGGGCCTGTCGCTGATGAGTGAGGCGATTGGCTATGCCAGCATGGCCGAGATTCCGGTGGTGGTGGTTGATGCGCAACGCGGCGGGCCAAGCACCGGCTTGCCGACCAAGATGGAGCAGTCGGATCTGAATATTGCGCTCTATGGTGGACACGGCGATAGTCCACGAATTGTACTGGCCCCGGCCAGCGTTGCCGAATGCTTCCACCTTACCGTTTGGGCCTTTAATCTGGCCGAAGAGTATCAGACACCGGTGATTGTGTTGAGCGATTATTCGCTCTCGTTCCGTACTGAGACTATCGAGCCGTTCGATTTGAGTAAATATCCACGAGTAGATCGCTTGCGACCAAACGGATCGCTGGCTCCCAAACAGTATCGTCGTTATGAAATCACGGCGAACCTGATCTCACCTATGGTTGCCCCCGGTGTTGCTCATGCCCAATACACTGCAACCGGTCTCGAACACAATGAGTTCGGTAATCCAGACTACACCCCAACCAATCACGCTATGATGACCGAAAAACGGTGGGGGAAACTGGCACCGTTGCAGCATTCACGGGCGTATGTGCGCCGTTTTGGTGCCGAACGAGCTAAAGTGGGCATTATTTGCTGGGGCACAACCGCTGGTCCGTGCCGTGGCGCGGTCTACCTGGCCGGACAGGAAGATTTGCCGGTCGCTATGTTGCAGGTGCAGATGCTGTCGCCGCTGCCGGTTGATGCAATCAACGAATTTCTTGAGCAGGTCGAGATTGTGCTGGTACCGGAAGTGAATTTCCAGGGTCAGTTTGCCAAATTACTTCAGGCTGAACTGGGGATCAAGGTACATTCAATGACGAAGTACACCGGGATGCCGTTCTCGCGCCTTGAGATTCTACGCCAGATTCATGCGTTGCACGGGCTGGCCGAGCCAGTGTTGGTTTAA
- a CDS encoding 2-oxoacid:ferredoxin oxidoreductase subunit beta — protein MTAVPVTTSPVVYKPSDYRSDLKPIWCPGCGDFGVLAAIQQALAAAQINPKDLAVVSGIGCSSRLPGFLQTYGLHTVHGRALPAAIGLKIARPDLTVMAVGGDGDFFSIGLGHLPHAARRDLDMTVIVMDNAIYGLTKGQTSPTSPRGHVTKSTPYGQSAQPLHPLAIVLSSGASFVARGFSSQPKQLAELIKAGLEHRGFAFIHVLSPCVTFYDTYKLYKELVYNLPDSHDPSDLDAAMRYAIESERLPLGIFFRRPPLEPLPRPTPKPFDTQEYLNRFRV, from the coding sequence ATGACTGCTGTACCAGTTACCACATCGCCAGTTGTCTACAAGCCATCCGATTATCGCAGCGACCTGAAACCGATCTGGTGTCCGGGATGTGGCGATTTCGGAGTACTGGCTGCCATTCAGCAGGCCCTGGCCGCAGCTCAGATTAACCCCAAAGATCTGGCTGTCGTCTCCGGTATCGGTTGTAGTTCGCGGTTGCCGGGCTTCTTGCAGACCTACGGGTTGCATACAGTACACGGACGTGCCTTGCCGGCAGCGATTGGGTTAAAGATCGCCCGTCCAGACCTGACGGTTATGGCCGTTGGGGGTGATGGTGACTTCTTCAGCATTGGCCTGGGCCATCTGCCTCATGCGGCCCGGCGCGATCTGGATATGACCGTTATCGTGATGGATAATGCCATTTACGGCTTAACCAAAGGGCAAACCTCACCAACCTCACCGCGTGGTCACGTAACGAAGAGCACTCCTTACGGTCAGTCGGCACAACCGCTGCATCCCCTGGCAATTGTCCTGTCCAGCGGCGCTTCGTTTGTGGCCCGTGGTTTCTCAAGTCAGCCAAAACAGTTAGCTGAACTGATCAAAGCTGGTCTGGAACATCGTGGATTTGCCTTTATCCACGTGTTGAGTCCGTGTGTGACGTTCTACGATACCTACAAGCTGTACAAGGAGCTGGTGTACAATTTGCCCGACAGCCACGACCCCTCCGATCTCGATGCGGCAATGCGTTACGCCATTGAGAGTGAACGGTTGCCACTCGGTATTTTCTTCCGGCGGCCACCCCTTGAGCCACTCCCCCGACCGACCCCGAAGCCGTTTGATACACAGGAGTATTTAAACCGTTTTCGGGTATAG
- a CDS encoding aldehyde dehydrogenase family protein, with the protein MPAMLINGQWQAAAQGEVFPVHNPATEEVIDYVPRATAADAEQAMIAAEKAFREWRRYTAHDKAHMLHEVAHKMRTHAEELATLLTLEGGKPLVENRDEIGWCAACFDYYAELQRNTRGRVIPSVEPSQLAMVLKEPYGVVAAIVPWNYPLLLMSWKVAPALAAGNTVVLKPSEMTPLATLRFAELCCDHLPPGVLNIITGFGDVGRELVVSPRTQMIAFTGSFATGREIARLAAERVKKTHLELGGKDAFIVAEDADLDVAVPGVAWAALLNAGQVCTSTERVYVHESIARPFTERLVEFVRSLRLGPGMDPDTDIGPLIGEKYRAKVEDHVEEARARGATILTGGRRPPQFSRGFFYEPTVLTNVDHSFRIMREETFGPTIPIMTYRTFDEAIELVNDCDYGLGANLYTNDPRKVKQYYEEVKAGTCWVNDPLTDNDAGPFGGMKFSGGARELGEEGLEEFLETKHVHWDFTMVRKPWWYPYGKGK; encoded by the coding sequence ATGCCAGCAATGCTCATTAACGGTCAGTGGCAGGCTGCCGCGCAGGGTGAGGTCTTTCCCGTGCACAACCCTGCCACCGAAGAGGTGATCGACTACGTTCCCCGGGCGACGGCGGCAGATGCCGAGCAGGCAATGATTGCGGCTGAAAAGGCGTTTCGTGAATGGCGTCGCTATACGGCCCACGACAAGGCTCACATGCTGCACGAGGTTGCGCACAAGATGCGCACGCACGCGGAAGAGTTGGCAACCCTCTTGACGCTCGAAGGTGGTAAGCCGCTGGTCGAGAATCGGGATGAAATTGGCTGGTGTGCGGCCTGTTTTGACTATTACGCCGAGTTGCAACGGAATACACGGGGCCGCGTGATCCCGTCGGTCGAACCAAGCCAACTGGCGATGGTGTTGAAAGAACCATACGGTGTGGTAGCGGCAATTGTGCCGTGGAACTATCCGTTGCTGTTGATGTCGTGGAAAGTGGCACCGGCACTGGCCGCCGGGAACACAGTGGTACTTAAGCCGAGTGAAATGACCCCTCTGGCCACATTGCGCTTCGCCGAATTATGCTGTGACCATCTACCTCCCGGCGTGCTCAACATTATTACAGGTTTTGGTGATGTTGGCCGTGAACTAGTGGTCAGTCCGCGCACACAGATGATCGCCTTTACCGGCAGCTTTGCCACCGGGCGCGAGATTGCCCGGCTTGCGGCGGAGCGGGTGAAGAAGACCCATCTTGAGTTGGGCGGAAAAGATGCGTTTATCGTTGCCGAAGACGCCGATCTCGATGTGGCCGTACCGGGGGTGGCCTGGGCAGCGCTGTTGAATGCCGGTCAGGTCTGCACCAGCACCGAACGAGTTTACGTCCACGAGTCGATTGCTCGCCCCTTCACCGAGCGTCTGGTGGAATTTGTCCGTTCACTACGCCTGGGGCCTGGTATGGACCCCGATACCGATATTGGCCCACTGATCGGTGAAAAATACCGGGCAAAGGTCGAAGACCACGTTGAAGAGGCACGAGCGCGCGGCGCAACGATTCTGACCGGTGGCCGGCGTCCGCCACAGTTCAGTCGCGGCTTCTTCTACGAACCAACCGTCCTGACCAATGTCGATCACAGCTTCCGCATTATGCGGGAAGAGACATTTGGGCCAACGATTCCGATTATGACCTACCGCACCTTCGACGAAGCCATCGAGCTGGTCAACGATTGCGATTACGGGTTAGGCGCCAACCTCTACACTAACGATCCCCGCAAGGTCAAGCAGTACTACGAAGAGGTCAAGGCCGGCACCTGCTGGGTCAATGATCCACTGACCGATAACGATGCCGGGCCGTTTGGCGGCATGAAATTTAGCGGTGGTGCCCGTGAACTCGGTGAAGAGGGGCTGGAAGAGTTCCTTGAGACGAAGCACGTCCACTGGGACTTCACGATGGTGCGCAAGCCCTGGTGGTACCCTTACGGCAAGGGGAAATAA
- a CDS encoding SufE family protein, which translates to MDEKGFIPPRLAEIIADFRNASREEKLELLLEFSDQLPPLPPDLADHRGMDQVHECMSPVFVIARLDGERVVYHIDVPPEAPTIRGFAAILRTGLEGLTPAEVLAVSSECIQQMGLHQVLSPQRLNGIGALLAYMKRQALRLLEQPTVEAH; encoded by the coding sequence ATGGACGAGAAAGGGTTTATTCCACCACGACTGGCGGAAATAATCGCTGACTTTCGCAATGCCAGTCGTGAAGAGAAGCTGGAATTGTTGTTGGAGTTCTCAGATCAGCTACCACCGTTACCGCCGGATCTGGCCGATCATCGAGGGATGGATCAGGTACACGAGTGTATGTCACCCGTCTTTGTGATTGCCCGGCTCGATGGCGAACGGGTCGTCTATCATATTGACGTGCCACCAGAAGCGCCAACCATTCGCGGATTTGCCGCTATCTTACGCACCGGGCTAGAGGGATTAACACCGGCAGAGGTGCTGGCTGTTTCAAGTGAATGTATTCAGCAAATGGGGTTACATCAGGTGTTGAGTCCACAGCGGCTCAATGGGATCGGCGCGTTGCTCGCGTATATGAAACGGCAGGCATTGCGCCTGCTTGAACAACCGACGGTAGAGGCACATTAA
- a CDS encoding C25 family cysteine peptidase — protein MAAEWLYFNGVNASRGEYAHEPLSADELARLILGEQPSPDRVDPDPEQRAALRERHLADTSGAFRVKEGVDPTDLAQAGWAVIFPATIDAAPIREALSELLTWRQAQAGSRYRECIGAQGYRPGESKVAFLRRQGAATSGPVDPDRFPYYLLLVGSPEEIPFRFQYQLDVQYAVGRIHFATLDEYAAYARSVVAAERDGVALARKIVFAGVQHPDDMATARSLQGLVQPLAADLAGHPQRGEWSVTTITGAEATKDRLSQLLHHEPPALLFTASHGVEFDPIDSRQMAHQGAILCADWPGPRAWQSRAIPPQFYLSADDIAGSTSLHGAFIFQFACFGAGCPREDDFPHLSGSRTAIAERPFVAALPQRVLGLPRGGALAYIGHVERAWTFSFSDVRGGRQIETFSSTLRRLLFAGTPVGYALEFFNERYAELATVLTEDIENARWGVPPDPIELSTRWTEHNDARSYIILGDPAARMCRQRAPEARDMTPRMIMTSSPSPPAPSPAPMPSGEAPSPAPMPSGAAPSPPPPAPSPAPVPSGAAPPPSIVQPAVPVPAGSLPPETPVIPVALPDAGASFGLFGNKPAEAMQKLSATLQEFGERLAMTLQQVITDAAHLEVETYVAEAPETINYRQGNFAGASLRAVTRMSLDGDTQVLVPVGDDGVDERLWAIHVSMVQQAQANRAEMVRAIAAAAAGLLSALQGK, from the coding sequence ATGGCCGCAGAATGGCTCTACTTCAACGGCGTGAACGCGAGTCGCGGCGAGTATGCGCATGAACCTCTCTCTGCTGATGAACTGGCCCGCCTGATCCTCGGTGAACAACCATCACCCGACCGTGTTGACCCCGATCCCGAACAACGCGCTGCCCTCCGTGAACGGCATCTGGCCGATACGAGCGGCGCGTTTCGGGTGAAGGAAGGTGTCGATCCAACCGATCTGGCGCAGGCCGGTTGGGCTGTGATCTTCCCAGCGACGATAGATGCGGCCCCGATCCGTGAGGCGCTGAGTGAGTTGCTTACCTGGCGCCAGGCCCAGGCCGGATCACGCTATCGTGAATGTATCGGTGCGCAGGGGTATCGCCCCGGTGAAAGTAAGGTCGCTTTCCTGCGCCGTCAGGGTGCGGCAACCAGTGGCCCGGTTGACCCTGATCGGTTTCCCTATTACCTGCTGCTGGTCGGTTCGCCCGAAGAGATTCCCTTCCGGTTTCAATATCAGCTTGATGTGCAGTATGCAGTGGGGCGCATTCATTTTGCGACCCTCGACGAATACGCGGCCTATGCCCGTAGTGTCGTTGCAGCGGAACGTGACGGGGTTGCGCTGGCGCGAAAGATTGTCTTTGCCGGGGTGCAACATCCCGATGATATGGCAACTGCCCGTAGCCTTCAGGGGTTAGTGCAACCGCTGGCAGCGGATCTGGCCGGTCATCCGCAGCGCGGCGAGTGGTCTGTCACAACCATTACCGGTGCTGAGGCCACCAAAGATCGACTGAGTCAGCTTCTCCATCACGAACCACCGGCCTTGCTCTTTACTGCCAGTCATGGCGTGGAGTTTGATCCTATCGACTCGCGCCAGATGGCGCATCAAGGGGCGATCCTCTGTGCCGACTGGCCTGGCCCCCGGGCCTGGCAGAGTCGGGCCATTCCACCCCAGTTCTACCTGTCTGCCGACGACATTGCCGGTAGTACTTCGCTGCACGGCGCCTTCATCTTCCAGTTTGCCTGCTTCGGTGCCGGTTGCCCCCGCGAAGATGATTTTCCCCATCTCAGTGGTAGTCGTACTGCCATTGCCGAACGTCCATTTGTTGCCGCCTTACCCCAACGGGTGCTCGGTTTACCGCGAGGGGGGGCGCTGGCCTACATTGGTCATGTTGAACGGGCCTGGACATTCTCGTTTAGCGATGTGCGTGGTGGACGCCAGATCGAGACCTTCAGCAGTACGCTGCGCCGGTTGCTCTTTGCCGGGACACCGGTCGGGTATGCGCTGGAGTTCTTTAACGAACGTTATGCTGAGCTGGCAACGGTGTTGACCGAAGATATTGAGAATGCGCGTTGGGGGGTGCCACCCGATCCGATAGAGCTTTCGACCCGCTGGACTGAACATAATGATGCCCGCAGCTATATCATTCTCGGTGATCCGGCGGCGCGCATGTGCCGCCAACGCGCGCCTGAAGCGAGAGATATGACACCGCGCATGATAATGACATCTTCACCATCACCCCCGGCGCCATCGCCTGCCCCCATGCCGTCGGGTGAAGCGCCATCGCCTGCCCCCATGCCGTCGGGTGCAGCGCCGTCACCACCACCCCCGGCGCCATCGCCTGCCCCCGTGCCGTCGGGTGCAGCGCCGCCACCATCAATCGTCCAGCCGGCGGTGCCGGTACCGGCCGGCAGCCTCCCGCCCGAAACGCCGGTAATCCCGGTTGCCCTGCCCGATGCCGGCGCCAGCTTTGGCCTGTTTGGTAACAAGCCGGCGGAAGCGATGCAAAAACTCTCGGCTACCCTGCAGGAGTTCGGTGAGCGGCTGGCGATGACGCTTCAGCAAGTGATTACCGATGCTGCCCATCTCGAAGTCGAGACCTATGTGGCCGAAGCACCGGAAACCATCAACTATCGCCAGGGCAATTTTGCCGGGGCCAGTTTGCGGGCTGTGACCCGGATGAGCCTCGATGGCGATACCCAGGTGCTGGTGCCGGTCGGTGACGACGGGGTGGACGAGCGGCTGTGGGCCATCCACGTCAGTATGGTGCAGCAGGCGCAGGCGAACCGGGCCGAGATGGTGCGGGCTATCGCCGCCGCTGCTGCCGGCCTGTTGAGTGCGTTGCAGGGCAAATGA
- a CDS encoding response regulator transcription factor, whose translation MTNQPRVLVVDDEQNIRLTLNALLSRAGYAVTTAATGEEAVALFEREPFDLMLVDLQMPGMKGMEVVAKVREAGHDAIIIVLTGHGSLDSAIEGIRFGIFDYLLKTSDPNHILARVAAGLEERAARRRQSDLLDTIGAAVQELTGGKVATNPTFTPSQTSVPPTPAASAEPAGRILTIGPLTLDTWHQTATLNGRSLNLTPTEFRLLLCLAEHAGQMLSYTQLVRCAQGYETTDLEAGELIKPHIHHLRQKIEPEPSAPRYLLNVRGKGYILQI comes from the coding sequence ATGACCAACCAGCCTCGAGTGTTGGTAGTCGATGATGAGCAAAACATTCGGCTGACCCTCAACGCTTTGCTGAGCCGGGCCGGGTATGCAGTAACGACCGCTGCTACCGGCGAAGAGGCAGTCGCGTTGTTTGAGCGTGAACCCTTTGATCTCATGCTGGTTGATTTGCAAATGCCCGGCATGAAAGGGATGGAAGTTGTGGCAAAGGTGCGTGAAGCCGGCCACGATGCAATCATCATTGTTTTGACCGGTCATGGGTCACTTGATTCGGCTATTGAAGGCATCCGGTTTGGGATTTTTGATTATTTATTGAAGACCAGCGACCCAAATCATATTCTGGCCCGCGTTGCGGCCGGTCTTGAAGAGCGCGCTGCTCGCCGTCGTCAGAGCGATCTACTCGATACCATCGGTGCTGCCGTGCAAGAGCTTACCGGCGGCAAGGTAGCGACCAATCCGACCTTCACCCCATCCCAGACATCCGTTCCACCTACCCCTGCTGCCTCAGCCGAACCGGCAGGCCGGATTCTTACCATTGGGCCGCTCACCCTGGATACGTGGCACCAAACCGCAACCCTGAATGGTCGTTCGCTGAACCTGACCCCAACCGAGTTCCGCTTGCTTTTGTGTCTGGCCGAACACGCCGGTCAGATGCTGTCGTATACGCAACTGGTACGGTGTGCCCAGGGCTATGAAACGACCGATCTCGAAGCCGGTGAGCTGATTAAACCTCATATTCACCATCTGCGCCAGAAGATCGAGCCAGAACCGAGCGCTCCCCGCTATCTGCTCAATGTCCGCGGTAAAGGGTACATCTTGCAGATTTAG
- a CDS encoding sensor histidine kinase codes for MIEREDTVAYVARLERELQAAQDRIVALEREATLHAQYARHLDQRLTALLSISAALLISRDVETIVKLVVQHATSLFPGTAAAYLYLLDGSSESTIQLKASIPDHTPSALITTLAEMAIRAPRAMLLNGPELERLIDQQPASDGSINGDCATPQSILLAPLRIENQRMGALIVCSDQFYHSFLPRDLPFAQALADLTMIAIDEIQQRQRAAALQRDLVHTQLLRAEAEARLNAAQAQLLQSAKLAAVGELAASVAHEINNPLYAARNSLYLVEQDLPPDAPQRTFLTIAQQELGRIARIITRMRDFYRPSRGELSSTNVNALLRETLELVTTHLRHNHVAVHAHLANDLPAITAHADQLRQVFLNVILNACDAMPNGGELTVKSSLIAARPEAPAALAIAISDTGVGIAPEHLPHLFEPFYTTKPHGTGLGLAISAHIVTQHGGRILVDSQPGSGTTFTILLPLEVPKVE; via the coding sequence ATGATAGAGCGGGAAGATACGGTTGCATACGTTGCCAGGTTGGAGCGGGAATTGCAGGCTGCTCAGGATCGAATTGTAGCACTTGAACGTGAAGCTACGCTCCATGCTCAGTACGCGCGTCATCTTGATCAACGGCTGACAGCACTCTTGTCAATCTCGGCGGCTCTGCTTATCAGTCGCGATGTTGAAACCATTGTCAAACTGGTGGTGCAACATGCGACAAGTCTCTTCCCCGGAACTGCGGCTGCGTATCTCTACCTACTCGACGGCAGCAGTGAGAGTACTATTCAACTGAAAGCATCAATTCCAGATCACACCCCTTCTGCCCTGATAACGACACTGGCCGAAATGGCGATTAGGGCACCACGGGCAATGTTATTGAATGGGCCAGAATTAGAACGGCTTATCGATCAGCAACCGGCCTCAGACGGTTCCATCAATGGCGATTGTGCAACGCCACAAAGTATTTTACTGGCACCACTGCGGATCGAAAACCAGCGCATGGGAGCGCTGATTGTGTGCAGCGATCAGTTCTATCATTCATTTTTGCCACGCGATCTGCCATTTGCACAGGCGCTGGCCGATCTGACAATGATTGCGATTGACGAGATTCAGCAACGCCAGCGCGCTGCGGCACTACAACGCGACCTGGTACATACGCAATTGCTCCGGGCCGAGGCTGAAGCCCGTCTGAATGCGGCGCAGGCTCAATTGCTCCAAAGTGCCAAGCTGGCCGCCGTCGGTGAACTGGCTGCTTCGGTGGCACACGAGATCAATAATCCGCTTTATGCCGCCCGCAACAGTCTCTATCTGGTAGAGCAAGACCTGCCACCTGACGCACCGCAACGTACCTTTCTCACCATTGCCCAACAAGAGTTAGGTCGGATTGCCCGCATCATCACCCGCATGCGTGACTTTTACCGTCCTTCGCGCGGTGAATTGAGCAGCACTAACGTTAATGCCCTTCTGCGCGAGACCCTCGAACTGGTGACCACGCATCTTCGGCACAATCACGTGGCTGTCCACGCGCATCTGGCAAACGATCTACCTGCCATCACCGCTCACGCCGATCAGTTGCGGCAGGTCTTTCTCAACGTCATTCTCAATGCCTGTGATGCCATGCCGAATGGTGGCGAATTGACAGTCAAAAGCAGTCTGATCGCTGCACGACCGGAGGCGCCGGCAGCCCTGGCGATTGCGATCAGTGATACTGGTGTCGGGATTGCTCCAGAACACCTCCCCCACCTGTTCGAGCCGTTCTATACTACGAAACCGCATGGCACTGGACTGGGACTGGCAATCAGTGCCCATATTGTGACTCAACACGGCGGTCGAATTCTGGTCGATAGTCAGCCAGGGTCGGGAACCACGTTCACTATTTTACTGCCACTTGAAGTACCAAAGGTAGAGTGA
- a CDS encoding response regulator, with product MAAYRILIYDEDPTAALVTQRGLQTLLGDEVVVQVATNANEAWLTCAHGNVDLLIVDPSPYSAAAALIRAVRTYRPYLPILALTAYDTPGLRARMQALGVELYAAKPIELRELVPLVAQVLHQTV from the coding sequence ATGGCGGCATATCGCATTCTTATCTACGATGAAGACCCCACCGCAGCGCTGGTCACACAGCGTGGTTTACAGACATTGCTTGGCGATGAGGTTGTCGTACAGGTTGCCACAAATGCAAATGAAGCCTGGCTGACCTGTGCACACGGCAATGTTGATCTGCTCATTGTCGATCCCAGCCCGTACAGTGCTGCGGCGGCTTTAATTCGGGCTGTACGCACCTATCGACCGTATCTGCCAATCCTGGCTCTAACGGCCTACGATACACCCGGTCTGCGTGCCCGTATGCAGGCGTTGGGTGTTGAACTCTACGCGGCAAAGCCGATTGAATTGCGTGAACTGGTACCACTGGTTGCCCAGGTGTTACATCAAACCGTGTGA